One stretch of Sebastes umbrosus isolate fSebUmb1 chromosome 5, fSebUmb1.pri, whole genome shotgun sequence DNA includes these proteins:
- the LOC119488300 gene encoding interferon-induced protein 44-like isoform X2 has translation MNSMLTNSQRRTICSQLGRVKLRLLYKASIHGFTGAAFHQRCDKRSPTVSVGYNASGYVFGGYTKQPFSQSEQYVQDDQAFLFTFSGEKLLKYPVTSPVYAVRMISNSGPYFGEALALVNGSKAVVYSSPGTYYTFTAAEMHGNDLNLTECEVYEVEETTELERPWRTITWESKKRTELMETVKMYKPTVSSVSQARVLLIGQVGAGKSSFFNSINSVFKGHVTSQAIAGSSSISLTTQFRTYSLKAGREGKLLPIIFCDTMGLEESTGAGLDIDDISSILKGHLPDRYQFNPSAPLHSETIGYRKSPGLKDKIHCVAYVADACKVSIMPTKLEEKLNAIRRKVNLMGIPQLVLLTKVDEACPLVTEDVRNTYKSGYIKEMMQEISARLGVPVSCVVPVKNYSEELELDPNCDILLLSAVIQMLRFADNYFDEISDRFSNMETKE, from the exons ATGAACTCCATGCTAACCAACAGCCAGCGGAGAACTATCTGCTCCCAGCTGGGAAGAGTCAAACTGCGGCTGCTGTACAAGGCCAGCATCCATGGATTCACCGGCGCAGCCTTCCACCAACGATGTGACAAGCGCTCTCCCACAGTGTCTGTTGGCTACAACGCCTCCGGTTATGTGTTTGGAGGCTACACCAAACAACCCTTCAGTCAGTCTGAGCAGTACGTGCAGGATGACCAGGCCTTTCTTTTCACGTTCAGTGGAGAAAAGCTCCTCAAATATCCGGTCACCAGTCCCGTTTATGCAGTGAGAATGATAAGTAACTCTGGTCCATATTTTGGAGAAGCGTTGGCTCTTGTCAATGGAAGCAAAGCAGTAGTGTATAGCAGTCCAGGAACTTATTACACCTTTACTGCTGCAGAAATGCATGGCAACGACCTCAACCTGACTGAGTGTGAAGTCTATGAGGTGGAGG AAACCACAGAACTTGAGAGGCCATGGAGGACTATCACCTGGGAATCTAA GAAGAGGACGGAGCTGATGGAGACTGTTAAGATGTACAAACCCACAGTCAGCTCTGTGTCCCAGGCTCGGGTCCTGCTCATTGGACAAGTTGGAGCTGGAAAGTCCAGCTTCTTCAATTCTATCAACTCTGTATTCAAAGGCCACGTCACCAGCCAGGCCATCGCTGGCTCCTCTAGCATCAGCCTCACCACACAG TTTCGCACCTACTCTTTGAAAGCTGGGCGAGAAGGAAAGCTTCTGCCAATCATCTTTTGTGATACCATGGGATTGGAGGAAAGCACGGGGGCGGGGCTTGATATAGATGACATCAGCAGCATCCTTAAAGGTCATCTGCCAGACCGTTATCAG TTCAacccctctgctcctctgcattCGGAGACCATCGGCTATCGCAAGTCTCCAGGGCTCAAAGACAAGATCCACTGTGTGGCCTACGTCGCTGATGCCTGCAAGGTCTCCATCATGCCCACAAAGCTGGAGGAGAAGCTGAATGCCATTCGCAGAAAGGTCAACTTAATGG GGATTCCTCAGCTGGTCCTGCTCACTAAAGTAGACGAAGCCTGCCCTTTGGTGACAGAGGATGTGAGAAACACCTACAAGAGTGGCTACATCAAGGAAATG ATGCAGGAGATCAGCGCTCGACTCGGTGTGCCCGTGTCCTGTGTTGTTCCAGTGAAGAACTACAGCGAGGAGTTGGAGTTGGATCCGAACTGCGACATCCTGCTGCTCAGCGCCGTCATCCAGATGCTTCGTTTCGCAGATAATTACTTCGATGAAATCAGTGACCGATTCAGCAACATGGAAACCAAAGAATAG
- the LOC119488300 gene encoding interferon-induced protein 44-like isoform X3, translating to MNSMLTNSQRRTICSQLGRVKLRLLYKASIHGFTGAAFHQRCDKRSPTVSVGYNASGYVFGGYTKQPFSQSEQYVQDDQAFLFTFSGEKLLKYPVTSPVYAVRMISNSGPYFGEALALVNGSKAVVYSSPGTYYTFTAAEMHGNDLNLTECEVYEVEETTELERPWRTITWESKKRTELMETVQMYKPTVSSVSQIRVLLIGQVGAGKSSFFNSINSVFKGHVTSQAIAGSSTTSLTTQFRTYSLKAGREGKPLPIIFCDTMGLEESTGAGLDIDDISSILKGHLPDRYQFNPSAPLHSETIGYRKSPGLKDKIHCVAYVADACKVSIMPTKLEEKLNAIRRKVNLMGIPQLVLLTKVDEACPLVTEDVRNTYKSGYIKEMMQEISARLGVPVSCVVPVKNYSEELELDPNCDILLLSAVIQMLRFADNYFDEISDRFSNMETKE from the exons ATGAACTCCATGCTAACCAACAGCCAGCGGAGAACTATCTGCTCCCAGCTGGGAAGAGTCAAACTGCGGCTGCTGTACAAGGCCAGCATCCATGGATTCACCGGCGCAGCCTTCCACCAACGATGTGACAAGCGCTCTCCCACAGTGTCTGTTGGCTACAACGCCTCCGGTTATGTGTTTGGAGGCTACACCAAACAACCCTTCAGTCAGTCTGAGCAGTACGTGCAGGATGACCAGGCCTTTCTTTTCACGTTCAGTGGAGAAAAGCTCCTCAAATATCCGGTCACCAGTCCCGTTTATGCAGTGAGAATGATAAGTAACTCTGGTCCATATTTTGGAGAAGCGTTGGCTCTTGTCAATGGAAGCAAAGCAGTAGTGTATAGCAGTCCAGGAACTTATTACACCTTTACTGCTGCAGAAATGCATGGCAACGACCTCAACCTGACTGAGTGTGAAGTCTATGAGGTGGAGG AAACCACAGAACTTGAGAGGCCATGGAGGACTATCACCTGGGAATCTAA GAAGAGGACGGAGCTGATGGAGACTGTTCAGATGTACAAACCCACAGTCAGCTCTGTGTCCCAGATTCGGGTCCTGCTCATTGGACAAGTTGGAGCTGGAAAGTCCAGCTTCTTCAATTCTATCAACTCTGTATTCAAAGGCCACGTCACCAGCCAGGCCATCGCTGGCTCCTCTACCACCAGCCTCACCACACAG TTTCGCACCTACTCTTTGAAAGCTGGGCGAGAAGGAAAGCCTCTGCCAATCATCTTTTGTGATACCATGGGATTGGAGGAAAGCACGGGGGCGGGGCTTGATATAGATGACATCAGCAGCATCCTTAAAGGTCATCTGCCAGACCGCTATCAG TTCAacccctctgctcctctgcattCGGAGACCATCGGCTATCGCAAGTCTCCAGGGCTCAAAGACAAGATCCACTGTGTGGCCTACGTAGCTGATGCCTGCAAGGTCTCCATCATGCCCACAAAGCTGGAGGAGAAGCTGAATGCCATTCGCAGAAAGGTCAACTTAATGG GGATTCCTCAGCTGGTCCTGCTCACTAAAGTAGATGAAGCCTGCCCTTTGGTGACAGAGGATGTGAGAAACACCTACAAGAGTGGCTACATCAAGGAAATG ATGCAGGAGATCAGCGCTCGACTCGGTGTGCCCGTGTCCTGTGTTGTTCCAGTGAAGAACTACAGCGAGGAGTTGGAGTTGGATCCGAACTGCGACATCCTGCTGCTCAGCGCCGTCATCCAGATGCTTCGTTTCGCAGATAATTACTTCGATGAAATCAGTGACCGATTCAGCAACATGGAAACCAAAGAATAG
- the LOC119488300 gene encoding interferon-induced protein 44-like isoform X1, whose product MNSMLTNSQRRTICSQLGRVKLRLLFKASIHGFTGAAFHQRCDNRSPTVSVGYNASGYVFGGFTKQPFSQSGLFVRDDEAFLFTFSGKKLLKYPVTGPANAVKMISNSGPYFGEALALFNGSKAVVYSNPGTYYTFTAAEMHGNDLNLTECEVYEVEETTELEKPWRTITWESKKRTELMETVKMYKPTVSSVSQARVLLIGQVGAGKSSFFNSINSVFKGHVTSQAIAGSSSISLTTQFRTYSLKAGREGKLLPIIFCDTMGLEESTGAGLDIDDISSILKGHLPDRYQFNPSAPLHSETIGYRKSPGLKDKIHCVAYVADACKVSIMPTKLEEKLNAIRRKVNLMGIPQLVLLTKVDEACPLVTEDVRNTYKSGYIKEMMQEISARLGVPVSCVVPVKNYSEELELDPNCDILLLSAVIQMLRFADNYFDEISDRFSNMETKE is encoded by the exons ATGAACTCCATGCTAACCAACAGCCAGCGGAGAACCATCTGCTCCCAGCTGGGAAGAGTCAAACTGCGGCTGCTGTTCAAGGCCAGCATCCATGGATTCACCGGCGCAGCCTTCCACCAACGATGTGACAACCGCTCTCCCACCGTGTCTGTTGGCTACAACGCCTCCGGTTATGTGTTTGGAGGCTTCACCAAACAACCCTTCAGTCAGTCTGGGCTGTTTGTGCGTGATGACGAGGCCTTTCTTTTCACGTTCAGTGGAAAAAAGCTCCTCAAATATCCGGTCACTGGCCCTGCTAATGCAGTGAAAATGATAAGTAACTCTGGTCCATATTTTGGAGAAGCGTTGGCTCTTTTCAATGGAAGCAAAGCAGTAGTGTATAGCAATCCAGGAACTTATTACACCTTTACTGCTGCAGAAATGCATGGCAACGACCTCAACCTGACTGAGTGTGAAGTCTATGAGGTGGAGG AAACCACAGAACTTGAGAAGCCATGGAGGACTATCACCTGGGAATCTAA GAAGAGGACGGAGCTGATGGAGACTGTTAAGATGTACAAACCCACAGTCAGCTCTGTGTCCCAGGCTCGGGTCCTGCTCATTGGACAAGTTGGAGCTGGAAAGTCCAGCTTCTTCAATTCTATCAACTCTGTATTCAAAGGCCACGTCACCAGCCAGGCCATCGCTGGCTCCTCTAGCATCAGCCTCACCACACAG TTTCGCACCTACTCTTTGAAAGCTGGGCGAGAAGGAAAGCTTCTGCCAATCATCTTTTGTGATACCATGGGATTGGAGGAAAGCACGGGGGCGGGGCTTGATATAGATGACATCAGCAGCATCCTTAAAGGTCATCTGCCAGACCGTTATCAG TTCAacccctctgctcctctgcattCGGAGACCATCGGCTATCGCAAGTCTCCAGGGCTCAAAGACAAGATCCACTGTGTGGCCTACGTCGCTGATGCCTGCAAGGTCTCCATCATGCCCACAAAGCTGGAGGAGAAGCTGAATGCCATTCGCAGAAAGGTCAACTTAATGG GGATTCCTCAGCTGGTCCTGCTCACTAAAGTAGACGAAGCCTGCCCTTTGGTGACAGAGGATGTGAGAAACACCTACAAGAGTGGCTACATCAAGGAAATG ATGCAGGAGATCAGCGCTCGACTCGGTGTGCCCGTGTCCTGTGTTGTTCCAGTGAAGAACTACAGCGAGGAGTTGGAGTTGGATCCGAACTGCGACATCCTGCTGCTCAGCGCCGTCATCCAGATGCTTCGTTTCGCAGATAATTACTTCGATGAAATCAGTGACCGATTCAGCAACATGGAAACCAAAGAATAG